One segment of Mycobacterium spongiae DNA contains the following:
- a CDS encoding DUF4333 domain-containing protein, producing MSGPQGSDPMQPWQPPGEGADRSSDPTVVAGSPWQQQPNQDAGWQPPAYTPQYQQPVDPAYPQQYPPSAPGYGQSDLGSQPTQYATPGQYGQPGQYGYQQPGQYGQPGQYGQPGQYGQPGQYPQQQFPTYDQPSTGAKRSNAVIGGVIGGIALLFIVVILVLGFWVPGFFVTTKLDVNRAQAGVQQVLTDETNGYGAKNVKDVQCNDGANPTVKKGATFDCSVSIDGATKRVTVTFQDDKGTYEVGRPQ from the coding sequence ATGAGCGGACCGCAGGGATCAGACCCGATGCAGCCGTGGCAGCCGCCCGGCGAGGGTGCCGATCGGTCCTCTGACCCGACCGTGGTGGCAGGGTCTCCCTGGCAGCAGCAGCCGAACCAGGACGCGGGGTGGCAACCTCCGGCGTATACGCCCCAATACCAGCAGCCGGTTGACCCGGCCTATCCGCAGCAGTACCCGCCATCCGCGCCCGGCTATGGGCAGTCCGACCTCGGTTCGCAGCCCACTCAGTACGCCACGCCCGGTCAGTACGGGCAGCCCGGTCAGTATGGATACCAGCAGCCCGGCCAATATGGCCAGCCGGGCCAGTACGGTCAGCCTGGTCAATACGGTCAGCCTGGCCAGTACCCGCAACAACAGTTCCCGACCTACGACCAGCCGAGTACCGGTGCAAAGCGTTCGAACGCGGTGATCGGCGGCGTGATCGGTGGGATCGCCTTGCTGTTCATCGTCGTGATTCTGGTGCTCGGGTTCTGGGTGCCCGGCTTCTTCGTTACCACCAAATTGGACGTCAATCGGGCACAGGCCGGCGTGCAGCAAGTTCTCACCGACGAGACGAACGGCTACGGCGCCAAGAACGTCAAAGATGTGCAGTGCAATGACGGTGCGAATCCGACGGTCAAGAAGGGCGCGACATTCGACTGCAGTGTCTCCATCGATGGGGCTACCAAGCGCGTCACGGTGAC